Proteins from one Hyperolius riggenbachi isolate aHypRig1 chromosome 4, aHypRig1.pri, whole genome shotgun sequence genomic window:
- the LOC137504095 gene encoding gastrula zinc finger protein XlCGF48.2-like isoform X1, with translation MEDCGHLNARILDLALEIIYLLTGEVFPLERSGGHVTIMVPPSHSLIHKRKKKKILEITSKITKLLVVEDVDGCLEAQKDKDGDVLIEDQKTYKMFKKDEDEEVQYLEGHNDTMLENQLPLTSPDVSNVFSYRNPPERSTGSLYSQDCSQEDPSIPHHYQAELKSMKLEEEETYVRGEQKTAQSDEMEATKEERETCVKGNSRSTEEGVMLGTIKKEEEELKCWAGGDEVGSNTMEPLMSHPDDAAEDNGVTQCSAEEIYITVNTHHRGSSAARGAAHFSGEESFEKSKAVSSVVHEPRHKADTGTEPYNLEGSSCTSYYTTHTIYQRLANTECSMSETSLAAHQNPQSHKLQWSCTECGKNFNWKGSLYRHQRMHTGERPFSCSVCGKCFTRKGSLQAHQRSHTGDRPYSCAECGKCYMHKQDLLRHQKCHTGERPYSCSECGKCFNEKKNLLTHQRIHTGERPFLCLECGKNFNDKTNFGRHQKIHNR, from the exons ATGGAGGACTGTGGTCACTTAAATGCAAGAATATTAGACCTTGCCCTGGAAATCATctacctgctgactggagag GTCTTTCCTCTTGAAAGGTCTGGTGGTCATGTGACCATCATGGTGCCTCCAAGTCACTCTCTGATACAcaagagaaagaagaagaagattctgGAAATCACCAGCAAGATTACTAAGCTCCTGGTggtagag GATGTGGACGGATGTCTGGAGGCACAGAAAGataaagatggggatgttctgataGAAGATCAGAAGACCTATAAGATGTTTAAAAAAGATGAAGATGAGGAGGTACAATATTTAGAAGGACACAATGACACCATGCTGGAGAATCAActgcccctcacatcaccag atgtatcaaaTGTATTCAgttacagaaacccaccagagagaagtacaggttctctttattcccaggattgttcaCAGGAAGATCCCTCCATCCCCCACCACTATCAG GCAGAATTAAAATCAATGAAactagaggaagaagagacatatgtgaggggtgAGCAGAAGACCGCGCAGAGTGATGAAATGGAGGCAACGAAAGAGGAAAGAGAGACCTGTGTGAAAGGAAATTCTAGGTCTACAGAAGaaggtgtaatgctgggaacaatcaaaaaggaagaagaagagctAAAATGCTGGG cagggggagatgaAGTCGGGAGCAATACAATGGAACCTCTTATGTCGCACCCAGATGATGCTGCAGAAGATAATGGCGTCACACAATGTTCTGCAGAAGAAATCTACATTACTGTAAATACACATCACAGGGGTTCCAGTGCAGCTAGAGGAGCGGCTCACTTTAGTGGTGAGGAGTCCTTTGAGAAATCAAAAGCTGTCTCCTCAGTTGTCCATGAGCCACGCCACAAAGCCGATACAGGAACAGAACCATATAATCTGGAGGGATCTTCTTGCACATCATATTATACTACACACACGATATATCAAAGATTAGCAAATACTGAATGCAGCATGTCTGAAACATCACTTGCTGCGCACCAGAACCCACAGTCACATAAGCTGCAATGGTcatgtacagagtgtgggaaaaatttCAATTGGAAAGGATCCCTTTACAGACATCAAAGAATGCACACAGGTGAGCGTCCCTTTTCatgttcagtgtgtgggaaatgtttcactcgAAAAGGATCTCTTCAggcacatcagagaagtcacacaggcgaCCGTCCATATtcctgtgcagagtgtgggaaatgttacatGCATAAACAAGATCTTCTTAGACACCAGAAAtgtcacacaggtgagcgtccttattcatgttcagagtgtgggaaatgtttcaatgagaaaaaaaacctgcttACGCACCAGcgaattcacacaggtgagcgtcctTTTTTGTGTTTAGAGTGTGGCAAAAATTTCAATGACAAAACAAACTTTGGtagacaccagaaaattcacAACAGGTGA
- the LOC137504820 gene encoding zinc finger protein 776-like, with protein sequence MAIRMEHYGLRMPTTRHCGFLQCSTRSCSECGKCFTQESHLIIHQRVHTGKKPCTCPEFRKSYRCNAGLLDHLRVHTGEKPFPYTICNKYFLHKQSLNVHIKWRHTGEKRFPCSECSKSFFWKSDLVHHQRSHTGERPYSCSECEKCFKHKGQLTRHQRIHTGARPYSCSECGKCYKHKVQLIRHQRIHTGEQPYSCSECGKCFKQKGELIIHQRIHTG encoded by the exons ATGGCGATACGCATGGAACATTACGGGTTACGAATGCCCACGACACGACATTGCGGATTTCTACAATGCTCAACACGG tcatgttcagagtgtgggaaatgttttacacaaGAATCACATCTTATTATACACCAGAGAGTTCATACTGGTAAGAAGCCCTGCACATGTCCTGAGTTTAGGAAATCTTATAGGTGCAATGCAGGACTTCTTGATCACCTGAgagttcacactggtgagaaaccctttCCCTATACAATATGCAACAAATATTTTTTACATAAACAAAGTCTTAATGTTCATATTAAGTGgcgtcacactggtgagaagcgatTTCCTTGTTCAGAATGTAGCAAATCTTTCTTTTGGAAATCAGACCTTGTTCaccatcagagaagtcacacaggtgagcgtccttattcctgttcagagtgtgagaaatgttttaaaCACAAAGGACAActtactagacaccagagaattcaTACAGGTGCACGTCCTTATtcctgttcagaatgtgggaaatgttataaACATAAAGTACAActtattagacaccagagaattcaTACAGGCGAGCAACCTTattcttgttcagagtgtgggaaatgctttaaaCAGAAAGGAGAACTTATTATACACCAGAGAATTCATACAGGGTAG
- the LOC137504095 gene encoding gastrula zinc finger protein XlCGF57.1-like isoform X3 yields MVPPSHSLIHKRKKKKILEITSKITKLLVVEDVDGCLEAQKDKDGDVLIEDQKTYKMFKKDEDEEVQYLEGHNDTMLENQLPLTSPDVSNVFSYRNPPERSTGSLYSQDCSQEDPSIPHHYQAELKSMKLEEEETYVRGEQKTAQSDEMEATKEERETCVKGNSRSTEEGVMLGTIKKEEEELKCWAGGDEVGSNTMEPLMSHPDDAAEDNGVTQCSAEEIYITVNTHHRGSSAARGAAHFSGEESFEKSKAVSSVVHEPRHKADTGTEPYNLEGSSCTSYYTTHTIYQRLANTECSMSETSLAAHQNPQSHKLQWSCTECGKNFNWKGSLYRHQRMHTGERPFSCSVCGKCFTRKGSLQAHQRSHTGDRPYSCAECGKCYMHKQDLLRHQKCHTGERPYSCSECGKCFNEKKNLLTHQRIHTGERPFLCLECGKNFNDKTNFGRHQKIHNR; encoded by the exons ATGGTGCCTCCAAGTCACTCTCTGATACAcaagagaaagaagaagaagattctgGAAATCACCAGCAAGATTACTAAGCTCCTGGTggtagag GATGTGGACGGATGTCTGGAGGCACAGAAAGataaagatggggatgttctgataGAAGATCAGAAGACCTATAAGATGTTTAAAAAAGATGAAGATGAGGAGGTACAATATTTAGAAGGACACAATGACACCATGCTGGAGAATCAActgcccctcacatcaccag atgtatcaaaTGTATTCAgttacagaaacccaccagagagaagtacaggttctctttattcccaggattgttcaCAGGAAGATCCCTCCATCCCCCACCACTATCAG GCAGAATTAAAATCAATGAAactagaggaagaagagacatatgtgaggggtgAGCAGAAGACCGCGCAGAGTGATGAAATGGAGGCAACGAAAGAGGAAAGAGAGACCTGTGTGAAAGGAAATTCTAGGTCTACAGAAGaaggtgtaatgctgggaacaatcaaaaaggaagaagaagagctAAAATGCTGGG cagggggagatgaAGTCGGGAGCAATACAATGGAACCTCTTATGTCGCACCCAGATGATGCTGCAGAAGATAATGGCGTCACACAATGTTCTGCAGAAGAAATCTACATTACTGTAAATACACATCACAGGGGTTCCAGTGCAGCTAGAGGAGCGGCTCACTTTAGTGGTGAGGAGTCCTTTGAGAAATCAAAAGCTGTCTCCTCAGTTGTCCATGAGCCACGCCACAAAGCCGATACAGGAACAGAACCATATAATCTGGAGGGATCTTCTTGCACATCATATTATACTACACACACGATATATCAAAGATTAGCAAATACTGAATGCAGCATGTCTGAAACATCACTTGCTGCGCACCAGAACCCACAGTCACATAAGCTGCAATGGTcatgtacagagtgtgggaaaaatttCAATTGGAAAGGATCCCTTTACAGACATCAAAGAATGCACACAGGTGAGCGTCCCTTTTCatgttcagtgtgtgggaaatgtttcactcgAAAAGGATCTCTTCAggcacatcagagaagtcacacaggcgaCCGTCCATATtcctgtgcagagtgtgggaaatgttacatGCATAAACAAGATCTTCTTAGACACCAGAAAtgtcacacaggtgagcgtccttattcatgttcagagtgtgggaaatgtttcaatgagaaaaaaaacctgcttACGCACCAGcgaattcacacaggtgagcgtcctTTTTTGTGTTTAGAGTGTGGCAAAAATTTCAATGACAAAACAAACTTTGGtagacaccagaaaattcacAACAGGTGA
- the LOC137504095 gene encoding gastrula zinc finger protein XlCGF57.1-like isoform X4 has protein sequence MEDCGHLNARILDLALEIIYLLTGEDVDGCLEAQKDKDGDVLIEDQKTYKMFKKDEDEEVQYLEGHNDTMLENQLPLTSPDVSNVFSYRNPPERSTGSLYSQDCSQEDPSIPHHYQAELKSMKLEEEETYVRGEQKTAQSDEMEATKEERETCVKGNSRSTEEGVMLGTIKKEEEELKCWAGGDEVGSNTMEPLMSHPDDAAEDNGVTQCSAEEIYITVNTHHRGSSAARGAAHFSGEESFEKSKAVSSVVHEPRHKADTGTEPYNLEGSSCTSYYTTHTIYQRLANTECSMSETSLAAHQNPQSHKLQWSCTECGKNFNWKGSLYRHQRMHTGERPFSCSVCGKCFTRKGSLQAHQRSHTGDRPYSCAECGKCYMHKQDLLRHQKCHTGERPYSCSECGKCFNEKKNLLTHQRIHTGERPFLCLECGKNFNDKTNFGRHQKIHNR, from the exons ATGGAGGACTGTGGTCACTTAAATGCAAGAATATTAGACCTTGCCCTGGAAATCATctacctgctgactggagag GATGTGGACGGATGTCTGGAGGCACAGAAAGataaagatggggatgttctgataGAAGATCAGAAGACCTATAAGATGTTTAAAAAAGATGAAGATGAGGAGGTACAATATTTAGAAGGACACAATGACACCATGCTGGAGAATCAActgcccctcacatcaccag atgtatcaaaTGTATTCAgttacagaaacccaccagagagaagtacaggttctctttattcccaggattgttcaCAGGAAGATCCCTCCATCCCCCACCACTATCAG GCAGAATTAAAATCAATGAAactagaggaagaagagacatatgtgaggggtgAGCAGAAGACCGCGCAGAGTGATGAAATGGAGGCAACGAAAGAGGAAAGAGAGACCTGTGTGAAAGGAAATTCTAGGTCTACAGAAGaaggtgtaatgctgggaacaatcaaaaaggaagaagaagagctAAAATGCTGGG cagggggagatgaAGTCGGGAGCAATACAATGGAACCTCTTATGTCGCACCCAGATGATGCTGCAGAAGATAATGGCGTCACACAATGTTCTGCAGAAGAAATCTACATTACTGTAAATACACATCACAGGGGTTCCAGTGCAGCTAGAGGAGCGGCTCACTTTAGTGGTGAGGAGTCCTTTGAGAAATCAAAAGCTGTCTCCTCAGTTGTCCATGAGCCACGCCACAAAGCCGATACAGGAACAGAACCATATAATCTGGAGGGATCTTCTTGCACATCATATTATACTACACACACGATATATCAAAGATTAGCAAATACTGAATGCAGCATGTCTGAAACATCACTTGCTGCGCACCAGAACCCACAGTCACATAAGCTGCAATGGTcatgtacagagtgtgggaaaaatttCAATTGGAAAGGATCCCTTTACAGACATCAAAGAATGCACACAGGTGAGCGTCCCTTTTCatgttcagtgtgtgggaaatgtttcactcgAAAAGGATCTCTTCAggcacatcagagaagtcacacaggcgaCCGTCCATATtcctgtgcagagtgtgggaaatgttacatGCATAAACAAGATCTTCTTAGACACCAGAAAtgtcacacaggtgagcgtccttattcatgttcagagtgtgggaaatgtttcaatgagaaaaaaaacctgcttACGCACCAGcgaattcacacaggtgagcgtcctTTTTTGTGTTTAGAGTGTGGCAAAAATTTCAATGACAAAACAAACTTTGGtagacaccagaaaattcacAACAGGTGA